Proteins co-encoded in one Malus domestica chromosome 09, GDT2T_hap1 genomic window:
- the LOC103453583 gene encoding probable phospholipid-transporting ATPase 4 isoform X2: MAGGKMRAKLRQSNLYTFCRKPKADETDAPRPIQGAGFTRTVYCNQPHFHQKKPYKYRSNYISTTKYNVITFLPKALFEQFRRVANVYFLLAAILSLTPVSPFSPVSMIAPLVFVVGLSMAKEAMEDWNRFLQDMKVNRRKVIVHKGDGVFDFRPWHKIRVGDVVKVEKDQFFPADLLLLSSSYEDGICYVETMNLDGETNLKVKRCLEVTSPMEDDGAFKDLTATIQCEDPNPNLYSFVGNLEYDRQVYPLEPNQILLRDSKLRNTAYVYGVVIFTGHDSKVMQNSTKSPSKRSGIERKMDHIIYILFTLLLGISMISSIGFAVKIKFSMPDSWYLRPDNTTDMYSPKKPALSGLIHLVTALILYGYLIPISLYVSIEVVKVLQASFINQDLLMYDEETGKPAEARTSNLNEELGQVDTILSDKTGTLTCNQMDFLKCSIAGTAYGVRSSEVELAAAKQMASDLEDRDDELANFPMRKHNAHVSWENGIGSEIELETVVTSNEDKDRKPAIKGFSFEDSRLMGGNWLNESSPDVISLFLRILAVCHTAIPEVNEETGSYTYEAESPDEAAFLVAARELGFEFCKRSQSGVFVLERYHHSGRPVEREYKILNLLEFTSKRKRMSVIVRDEDGQLLLMCKGADSIIFDRLSKNGRMYEEATTKHLNEYGEAGLRTLALAYRKLEESEYSAWSNEFQKAKTSIGADRDGMLERLADKMERDLILVGATAVEDKLQKGVPQCIDNLAQAGLKIWVLTGDKMETAINIGFACSLLRQGMKQICISTTNLDTLGQDSKEAVKDNILNQITNASQMIKLEKDPHAAFALIIDGKTLTYALEDDMKHLFLGLAVDCASVICCRVSPKQKALVTRLVKQGTGKTTLAIGDGANDVGMIQEADIGVGISGVEGMQAVMASDFAISQFRYLERLLVVHGHWCYKRIAQMVCYFFYKNIAFGLTLFYFEAFTGFSGQSIYDDWYMLSFNVILTSLPVISLGVFEQDVSSEVCLQFPALYQQGPRNLFFDWYRILGWMGNGVYCSLIIYFLNIIIFYDQAFRANGQTADMAAMGTTMFSCIVWAVNCQIALTMSHFTWIQHLFVWGSIAMWYLFLLIYGMLTPTWSKNAYQILVEALGPAPLFWSATLLVTIACNLPYIVHLAFQRSFNPMDHHIIQEIKYYKKDVEDQRMWKREASKARQETKIGFTARVDAKIRHLRGKLHKKHHTPVSTQGGMSPS, from the exons ATGGCAGGAGGTAAGATGAGGGCGAAGCTTCGCCAGAGCAACCTTTACACATTCTGCCGTAAGCCTAAAGCCGATGAGACAGATGCGCCTCGCCCAATCCAAGGAGCTGGGTTCACAAGAACTGTATATTGCAACCAACCTCATTTCCATCAAAAGAAGCCTTATAAATACCGTTCAAATTATATATCAACCACCAAGTATAACGTTATCACGTTCTTGCCCAAAGCACTCTTTGAGCAGTTCAGACGGGTTGCCAATGTGTATTTCCTTTTAGCTGCAATTCTTTCCCTCACACCTGTTTCACCTTTCTCTCCAGTGAGTATGATTGCTCCTCTGGTATTTGTTGTTGGTCTTAGTATGGCAAAGGAAGCGATGGAAGATTGGAATAGGTTCTTGCAGGATATGAAGGTTAATCGACGTAAAGTTATCGTTCATAAAGGAGATGGTGTTTTTGATTTTAGGCCATGGCATAAGATTCGGGTTGGAGATGTTGTGAAAGTGGAAAAGGATCAATTCTTTCCTGCAGATTTGCTTCTTTTGTCATCAAGTTATGAGGATGGGATTTGTTATGTTGAGACTATGAACTTAGATGGTGAAACAAATTTGAAGGTAAAGAGATGTTTGGAAGTAACCTCGCCAATGGAGGATGATGGCGCTTTCAAGGATTTGACGGCAACAATTCAATGTGAAGATCCAAACCCCAATCTTTACTCATTCGTAGGTAATCTTGAGTATGATCGGCAGGTGTATCCTCTTGAACCCAATCAGATACTCTTGAGAGATTCGAAGCTCAGGAATACAGCTTATGTGTATGGGGTGGTGATATTTACAGGTCATGATAGCAAAGTCATGCAGAATTCAACGAAGTCCCCTTCAAAAAGGAGCGgaatagaaaggaaaatggatCACATTATCTATATTCTTTTCACCCTCCTTTTAGGGATTTCAATGATCAGCTCAATAGGCTTTGCTGTGAAGATAAAATTCAGCATGCCAGACTCGTGGTACTTACGACCTGATAATACGACGGATATGTATAGCCCAAAAAAGCCTGCCTTGTCCGGCCTTATCCATTTGGTCACCGCTCTCATCCTTTATGGATATCTAATACCTATCTCTCTCTATGTTTCAATTGAGGTTGTGAAGGTTTTGCAAGCAAGCTTTATTAACCAAGACTTACTCATGTATGATGAAGAGACTGGGAAGCCTGCTGAAGCACGGACATCAAATTTGAATGAGGAGTTAGGCCAGGTAGACACGATCCTCTCTGATAAAACTGGCACATTAACCTGCAACCAGATGGACTTTCTGAAGTGTTCCATTGCTGGTACTGCCTATGGCGTTCGTTCCAGTGAAGTTGAACTTGCAGCAGCAAAACAGATGGCTAGTGACCTTGAAGACCGTGATGATGAGCTTGCCAATTTTCCCATGCGAAAACATAATGCGCATGTATCATGGGAGAATGGAATAGGATCGGAAATTGAGCTAGAGACTGTTGTTACGTCCAATGAAGATAAGGATCGGAAACCTGCCATAAAGGGGTTTAGCTTTGAGGACAGCCGCCTCATGGGAGGAAATTGGTTGAATGAGTCCAGCCCTGATgtgatttcattatttttacGGATATTAGCAGTTTGCCACACTGCAATTCCAGAGGTAAATGAAGAGACTGGCAGTTATACATATGAAGCCGAGTCACCGGATGAAGCAGCTTTTCTTGTTGCAGCAAGAGAGTTAGGATTTGAGTTTTGTAAAAGAAGTCAATCAGGTGTGTTTGTCCTCGAAAGGTATCATCATTCAGGACGACCAGTGGAAAG GGAGTACAAAATCTTAAATCTATTGGAATTCACTAGCAAAAGGAAGCGTATGTCTGTAATTGTGCGAGATGAAGATGGACAGCTTTTACTGATGTGCAAAGGTGCTGACAG CATAATTTTCGATCGACTTTCAAAGAATGGAAGAATGTATGAGGAAGCTACTACTAAGCATTTGAATGAATATGGAGAAGCTGGGTTGCGTACATTGGCACTTGCTTATAGAAAGCTTGAGGAGTCCGAGTACTCTGCTTGGAGTAATGAGTTTCAGAAAGCAAAAACATCAATTGGGGCTGATAGGGATGGAATGCTTGAGCGACTAGCAGATAAGATGGAAAGAGACTTGATCCTTGTTGGTGCTACAGCTGTAGAGGACAAATTGCAAAAAGGG gtGCCCCAGTGCATAGACAATCTCGCACAAGCTGGTCTCAAGATCTGGGTTTTGACGGGGGACAAGATGGAAACTGCAATCAACATAGG ATTTGCATGTAGTTTGCTCCGACAGGGCATGAAGCAGATTTGTATATCAACCACAAATTTAGACACGTTGGGACAAGATAGCAAAGAG GCGGTGAAAGATAACATTTTGAATCAAATCACCAATGCCTCACAAATGATCAAGTTGGAAAAAGATCCACATGCGGCATTTGCATTAATTATTGATGGAAAAACTTTAACCTATGCTTTGGAGGATGATATGAAGCATCTATTCTTGGGATTAGCTGTTGACTGTGCATCAGTCATATGCTGCCGTGTCTCTCCCAAGCAGAAGGCATTG GTAACAAGGTTAGTCAAACAAGGAACTGGAAAAACGACGTTAGCAATTGGCGATGGTGCAAATGATGTTGGAATGATTCAAGAAGCTGATATTGGTGTTGGAATCAGTGGGGTCGAAGGTATGCAG GCTGTGATGGCTAGTGACTTTGCTATTTCCCAGTTTCGGTATTTGGAGAGACTTTTGGTAGTCCACGGCCATTGGTGCTATAAGAGGATTGCTCAGATG GTCTGCTATTTCTTCTACAAAAATATTGCATTTGGTCTCACCCTCTTCTACTTCGAGGCATTCACGGGTTTCTCTGGGCAATCAATATATGATGACTGGTACATGTTATCATTCAATGTCATTCTAACCTCATTGCCTGTCATTTCACTTGGAGTTTTTGAACAAGATGTTTCGTCCGAGGTCTGCTTACAG TTCCCAGCATTGTACCAACAAGGACCTAGAAATCTGTTCTTCGATTGGTACAGGATACTGGGGTGGATGGGCAATGGTGTCTACTGCTCTCTCATAATCTACTTCCTCAACATTATCATCTTCTACGACCAGGCCTTCCGTGCTAATGGCCAGACGGCTGATATGGCTGCTATGGGTACCACTATGTTCAGTTGCATCGTGTGGGCTGTGAACTGCCAGATTGCTCTCACAATGAGCCACTTTACGTGGATTCAGCATCTCTTTGTGTGGGGAAGTATTGCAATGTGGTACCTATTTCTCTTAATTTACGGCATGCTGACTCCAACTTGGAGTAAAAATGCCTACCAAATTCTAGTCGAAGCTCTCGGTCCTGCCCCATTATTTTGGTCAGCCACCCTCTTAGTAACAATCGCTTGTAATCTCCCTTACATTGTCCACTTAGCCTTCCAAAGAAGTTTCAATCCAATGGACCATCATATCATCCAAGAAATCAAATACTACAAGAAGGATGTCGAGGATCAGCGCATGTGGAAGAGGGAGGCGTCGAAAGCAAGACAAGAAACCAAGATAGGGTTCACGGCGAGAGTGGATGCCAAGATCAGACACTTGAGAGGGAAGCTACATAAGAAGCATCATACTCCTGTAAGTACGCAAGGAGGGATGTCACCATCGTGA
- the LOC103453583 gene encoding probable phospholipid-transporting ATPase 4 isoform X1, which yields MAGGKMRAKLRQSNLYTFCRKPKADETDAPRPIQGAGFTRTVYCNQPHFHQKKPYKYRSNYISTTKYNVITFLPKALFEQFRRVANVYFLLAAILSLTPVSPFSPVSMIAPLVFVVGLSMAKEAMEDWNRFLQDMKVNRRKVIVHKGDGVFDFRPWHKIRVGDVVKVEKDQFFPADLLLLSSSYEDGICYVETMNLDGETNLKVKRCLEVTSPMEDDGAFKDLTATIQCEDPNPNLYSFVGNLEYDRQVYPLEPNQILLRDSKLRNTAYVYGVVIFTGHDSKVMQNSTKSPSKRSGIERKMDHIIYILFTLLLGISMISSIGFAVKIKFSMPDSWYLRPDNTTDMYSPKKPALSGLIHLVTALILYGYLIPISLYVSIEVVKVLQASFINQDLLMYDEETGKPAEARTSNLNEELGQVDTILSDKTGTLTCNQMDFLKCSIAGTAYGVRSSEVELAAAKQMASDLEDRDDELANFPMRKHNAHVSWENGIGSEIELETVVTSNEDKDRKPAIKGFSFEDSRLMGGNWLNESSPDVISLFLRILAVCHTAIPEVNEETGSYTYEAESPDEAAFLVAARELGFEFCKRSQSGVFVLERYHHSGRPVEREYKILNLLEFTSKRKRMSVIVRDEDGQLLLMCKGADSIIFDRLSKNGRMYEEATTKHLNEYGEAGLRTLALAYRKLEESEYSAWSNEFQKAKTSIGADRDGMLERLADKMERDLILVGATAVEDKLQKGVPQCIDNLAQAGLKIWVLTGDKMETAINIGFACSLLRQGMKQICISTTNLDTLGQDSKETLCLFTNEQAVKDNILNQITNASQMIKLEKDPHAAFALIIDGKTLTYALEDDMKHLFLGLAVDCASVICCRVSPKQKALVTRLVKQGTGKTTLAIGDGANDVGMIQEADIGVGISGVEGMQAVMASDFAISQFRYLERLLVVHGHWCYKRIAQMVCYFFYKNIAFGLTLFYFEAFTGFSGQSIYDDWYMLSFNVILTSLPVISLGVFEQDVSSEVCLQFPALYQQGPRNLFFDWYRILGWMGNGVYCSLIIYFLNIIIFYDQAFRANGQTADMAAMGTTMFSCIVWAVNCQIALTMSHFTWIQHLFVWGSIAMWYLFLLIYGMLTPTWSKNAYQILVEALGPAPLFWSATLLVTIACNLPYIVHLAFQRSFNPMDHHIIQEIKYYKKDVEDQRMWKREASKARQETKIGFTARVDAKIRHLRGKLHKKHHTPVSTQGGMSPS from the exons ATGGCAGGAGGTAAGATGAGGGCGAAGCTTCGCCAGAGCAACCTTTACACATTCTGCCGTAAGCCTAAAGCCGATGAGACAGATGCGCCTCGCCCAATCCAAGGAGCTGGGTTCACAAGAACTGTATATTGCAACCAACCTCATTTCCATCAAAAGAAGCCTTATAAATACCGTTCAAATTATATATCAACCACCAAGTATAACGTTATCACGTTCTTGCCCAAAGCACTCTTTGAGCAGTTCAGACGGGTTGCCAATGTGTATTTCCTTTTAGCTGCAATTCTTTCCCTCACACCTGTTTCACCTTTCTCTCCAGTGAGTATGATTGCTCCTCTGGTATTTGTTGTTGGTCTTAGTATGGCAAAGGAAGCGATGGAAGATTGGAATAGGTTCTTGCAGGATATGAAGGTTAATCGACGTAAAGTTATCGTTCATAAAGGAGATGGTGTTTTTGATTTTAGGCCATGGCATAAGATTCGGGTTGGAGATGTTGTGAAAGTGGAAAAGGATCAATTCTTTCCTGCAGATTTGCTTCTTTTGTCATCAAGTTATGAGGATGGGATTTGTTATGTTGAGACTATGAACTTAGATGGTGAAACAAATTTGAAGGTAAAGAGATGTTTGGAAGTAACCTCGCCAATGGAGGATGATGGCGCTTTCAAGGATTTGACGGCAACAATTCAATGTGAAGATCCAAACCCCAATCTTTACTCATTCGTAGGTAATCTTGAGTATGATCGGCAGGTGTATCCTCTTGAACCCAATCAGATACTCTTGAGAGATTCGAAGCTCAGGAATACAGCTTATGTGTATGGGGTGGTGATATTTACAGGTCATGATAGCAAAGTCATGCAGAATTCAACGAAGTCCCCTTCAAAAAGGAGCGgaatagaaaggaaaatggatCACATTATCTATATTCTTTTCACCCTCCTTTTAGGGATTTCAATGATCAGCTCAATAGGCTTTGCTGTGAAGATAAAATTCAGCATGCCAGACTCGTGGTACTTACGACCTGATAATACGACGGATATGTATAGCCCAAAAAAGCCTGCCTTGTCCGGCCTTATCCATTTGGTCACCGCTCTCATCCTTTATGGATATCTAATACCTATCTCTCTCTATGTTTCAATTGAGGTTGTGAAGGTTTTGCAAGCAAGCTTTATTAACCAAGACTTACTCATGTATGATGAAGAGACTGGGAAGCCTGCTGAAGCACGGACATCAAATTTGAATGAGGAGTTAGGCCAGGTAGACACGATCCTCTCTGATAAAACTGGCACATTAACCTGCAACCAGATGGACTTTCTGAAGTGTTCCATTGCTGGTACTGCCTATGGCGTTCGTTCCAGTGAAGTTGAACTTGCAGCAGCAAAACAGATGGCTAGTGACCTTGAAGACCGTGATGATGAGCTTGCCAATTTTCCCATGCGAAAACATAATGCGCATGTATCATGGGAGAATGGAATAGGATCGGAAATTGAGCTAGAGACTGTTGTTACGTCCAATGAAGATAAGGATCGGAAACCTGCCATAAAGGGGTTTAGCTTTGAGGACAGCCGCCTCATGGGAGGAAATTGGTTGAATGAGTCCAGCCCTGATgtgatttcattatttttacGGATATTAGCAGTTTGCCACACTGCAATTCCAGAGGTAAATGAAGAGACTGGCAGTTATACATATGAAGCCGAGTCACCGGATGAAGCAGCTTTTCTTGTTGCAGCAAGAGAGTTAGGATTTGAGTTTTGTAAAAGAAGTCAATCAGGTGTGTTTGTCCTCGAAAGGTATCATCATTCAGGACGACCAGTGGAAAG GGAGTACAAAATCTTAAATCTATTGGAATTCACTAGCAAAAGGAAGCGTATGTCTGTAATTGTGCGAGATGAAGATGGACAGCTTTTACTGATGTGCAAAGGTGCTGACAG CATAATTTTCGATCGACTTTCAAAGAATGGAAGAATGTATGAGGAAGCTACTACTAAGCATTTGAATGAATATGGAGAAGCTGGGTTGCGTACATTGGCACTTGCTTATAGAAAGCTTGAGGAGTCCGAGTACTCTGCTTGGAGTAATGAGTTTCAGAAAGCAAAAACATCAATTGGGGCTGATAGGGATGGAATGCTTGAGCGACTAGCAGATAAGATGGAAAGAGACTTGATCCTTGTTGGTGCTACAGCTGTAGAGGACAAATTGCAAAAAGGG gtGCCCCAGTGCATAGACAATCTCGCACAAGCTGGTCTCAAGATCTGGGTTTTGACGGGGGACAAGATGGAAACTGCAATCAACATAGG ATTTGCATGTAGTTTGCTCCGACAGGGCATGAAGCAGATTTGTATATCAACCACAAATTTAGACACGTTGGGACAAGATAGCAAAGAG ACTTTGTGTCTTTTCACTAATGAGCAGGCGGTGAAAGATAACATTTTGAATCAAATCACCAATGCCTCACAAATGATCAAGTTGGAAAAAGATCCACATGCGGCATTTGCATTAATTATTGATGGAAAAACTTTAACCTATGCTTTGGAGGATGATATGAAGCATCTATTCTTGGGATTAGCTGTTGACTGTGCATCAGTCATATGCTGCCGTGTCTCTCCCAAGCAGAAGGCATTG GTAACAAGGTTAGTCAAACAAGGAACTGGAAAAACGACGTTAGCAATTGGCGATGGTGCAAATGATGTTGGAATGATTCAAGAAGCTGATATTGGTGTTGGAATCAGTGGGGTCGAAGGTATGCAG GCTGTGATGGCTAGTGACTTTGCTATTTCCCAGTTTCGGTATTTGGAGAGACTTTTGGTAGTCCACGGCCATTGGTGCTATAAGAGGATTGCTCAGATG GTCTGCTATTTCTTCTACAAAAATATTGCATTTGGTCTCACCCTCTTCTACTTCGAGGCATTCACGGGTTTCTCTGGGCAATCAATATATGATGACTGGTACATGTTATCATTCAATGTCATTCTAACCTCATTGCCTGTCATTTCACTTGGAGTTTTTGAACAAGATGTTTCGTCCGAGGTCTGCTTACAG TTCCCAGCATTGTACCAACAAGGACCTAGAAATCTGTTCTTCGATTGGTACAGGATACTGGGGTGGATGGGCAATGGTGTCTACTGCTCTCTCATAATCTACTTCCTCAACATTATCATCTTCTACGACCAGGCCTTCCGTGCTAATGGCCAGACGGCTGATATGGCTGCTATGGGTACCACTATGTTCAGTTGCATCGTGTGGGCTGTGAACTGCCAGATTGCTCTCACAATGAGCCACTTTACGTGGATTCAGCATCTCTTTGTGTGGGGAAGTATTGCAATGTGGTACCTATTTCTCTTAATTTACGGCATGCTGACTCCAACTTGGAGTAAAAATGCCTACCAAATTCTAGTCGAAGCTCTCGGTCCTGCCCCATTATTTTGGTCAGCCACCCTCTTAGTAACAATCGCTTGTAATCTCCCTTACATTGTCCACTTAGCCTTCCAAAGAAGTTTCAATCCAATGGACCATCATATCATCCAAGAAATCAAATACTACAAGAAGGATGTCGAGGATCAGCGCATGTGGAAGAGGGAGGCGTCGAAAGCAAGACAAGAAACCAAGATAGGGTTCACGGCGAGAGTGGATGCCAAGATCAGACACTTGAGAGGGAAGCTACATAAGAAGCATCATACTCCTGTAAGTACGCAAGGAGGGATGTCACCATCGTGA